From Dendropsophus ebraccatus isolate aDenEbr1 chromosome 10, aDenEbr1.pat, whole genome shotgun sequence:
tggggaaccttccgccctccagctgttgcaaaactacaattcccatcatgcctggacagccgaaggttcCTAATCCCTGCACTAGTGCAACTTGCACCCTCATTCCTATTGTATTACCCCTCCCTGCTGTTGTTGTACACCGCTACAGAAAATGTTGGCGCTATAgacactatacatcactatatttCCCCTTCTCCAAGTTATTGGTATAAGTTCTCTATAAGAGTATACACATGAGTACAGGGAGTGAACATTTATAGTATGACAAAATGCCTGTCTACTCCACACAGAGGTGAATCACTACTAGAACTAACAGAGAGCGCGCATGCGCAGACGCGCTCCTAAAGCCTTCTTTTGAATGGACATTGTGCCGGTGAGACGGTGGGCGTGAAAGGTTATGACTGCGCCTGCGCGTTACGCCGGCTGAACCAGGGCGAGGGCATCGGACATGCGCAGACAGCACGTTATAGCAGTGTGATGGCAGTGCGCTGGGTGGGCGGACTGTTGCGCATGCGCGGCTGGTTTCGGTGTggttctgctgctgccgctgcccgCCGCCCTTCCGATTCCGGATCAGGAGCCGCCGGGACCGTGGAGATCCAGCATCAGCTGTGACACCGGGGGCAATGTATGTGCTCCATGTAGTAACGGGGTGTGGAGAGGGGTGTATGCCGGGCTGgagcaggtgggggtggtggggcagGCTGTCATATGGAGCAGCTGGGCACGGGCACCGGCTgggggcattggggggggggggggggtagtaattGGCCATTGTTTGTGATGTGTGGGTGGGGTGAGGGGAGCTCgtgatggatgatgggggtgatagtccCCTCCTCTATGGGGCAGATGGTAAATCCATTGACATGTATGGGGCAACAATACATTGCCAACTTTACATGGCTGCAGCATTGCCCTATGCTATGTGCTGCAGCGCCCCCCTGAGGTTGTGTAGTGTATACCAGGGGGcacatcctccatgtatactgtgtgtagtatataccagggggcacatcctccatgtatactatgtgtagtatataccagggggcacatcctccatgtatactgtgtgtagtatataccagtgggcacatcctccatgtatactgtgtgtagtgtataccagggggcacatcctccatgtatactgtgtgtagtatataccagggggcacatcctccatgtatactgtgtgtagtatataccagggggcacatcctccatgtatactgtgtgtagtgtataccagggggcacatcctccatgtatactgtgtgtagtatataccagggggcacatcctccatgtatactgtgtgtagtatataccagggggcacatcctccatgtatactgtgtgtagtatataccagggggcacatcctccatgtatactgtgtgtagtatataccagggggcacatcctccatgtatactgtgtgtagtatataccagggggcacatcctccatgtatactgtgtgtagtatataccagggggcacatcctccatgtatactgtgtgtagtatataccagggggcacatcctccatgtatactgtgtgtagtatataccagggggcacatcctccatgtatactgtgtgtagtatataccagggggcacatcctccatgtatactgtgtgtagtatataccagggggcacatcctccatgtatactgtgtgtagtatataccagggggcacatcctccatgtatactgtgtgtagtatataccagggggcacatcctccatgtatactgtgtgtagtatataccagggggcacatcctccatgtatactgtgtgtagtatataccagggggcacatcctccatgtatactgtgtgtagtatataccagggggcacatcctccatgtatactgtgtgtagtatataccagggggcacatcctccatgtatactgtgtgtagtatataccagggggcacatcctccatgtatactgtgtgtagtatataccagggggcacatcctccatgtatactgtgtgtagtatataccagggggcacatcctccatgtatactgtgtgtagtatataccagggggcacatcctccatgtatactgtgtgtagtatataccagggggcacatcctccatgtatactgtgtgtagtatataccagggggcacatcctccatgtatactgtgtgtagtatataccagggggcacatcctccatgtatactgtgtgtagtatataccagggggcacatcctccatgtatactgtgtgtagtatataccagggggcacatcctccatgtatactgtgtgtagtatataccagggggcacatcctccatgtatactgtgtgtagtatataccagggggcacatcctccatgtatactgtgtgtagtatataccagggggcacatcctccatgtatactgtgtgtagtgtataccagggggcacatcctccatgtatactgtgtgtagtgtataccagggggcacatcctccatgtatactgtgtgtagtgtataccagggggcacatcctccatgtatactgtgtgtagtgtataccagggggcacatcctccatgtatactgtgtgtagtgtataccagggggcacatcctccatgtatactgtgtgtagtgtataccagggggcacatcctccatgtatactgtgtgtagtgtataccagggggcacatcctccatgtatactgtgtgtagtatataccagggggcacatcctccatgtatactgtgtgtagtatataccaggggggacatcctccatgtatactatgtgtagtatataccagggggcacatcctccatgtatactatgtgtagtatataccagggggcacatcctccatgtatactgtgtgtagtatataccagggggcacatcctccatgtatactgtgtgtagtatataccagggggcacatccaccatatactgtgtgtagtatataccagggggcacatcctccatgtatactgtgtgtagtatataccagggggcaccatgcatcctccatatatactatgtgtagtcctggtgtagtatataccagggggcacatcctccatgtatactatgtgtagtatataccagggggcacatcctccatgtatactatgtgtagtatataccagggggcacatcctccatgtatactgtgtgtagtatataccagggggcacatcctccatgtatactgtgtgtagtatataccagggggcacatccaccatatactgtgtgtagtatataccagggggcacatcctccatgtatactgtgtgtagtatataccagggggcaccatgcatcctccatatatactatgtgtagtcctggtgtagtatataccagggggcacatcctccatgtatactatgtgtagtatataccagggggcacatcctccatgtatactatgtgtagtatataccagggggcacatcctccatgtatactgtgtgtagtatataccagggggcacatcctccatgtatactgtgtgtagtatataccagggggcacatccaccatatactgtgtgtagtcctggtgtagtatataccagggggcacatcctccatatatactatgtgtagtatataccagggggcaccatgcatcctccatatatactatgtgtagtcctggtgtagtatataccagggggcacatcctccatgtatactgtgtgtagtatataccagggggcacatcctccatgtatactgtgtgtagtatataccagggggcacatcctccatatatactatgtgtagtcctggtgtagtatataccagggggcacatcctccatatatacaatgtgtaatatataccagGGGGCGCATCCtccatatatactatgtgtaattataatatataccagggggcacatcctccatatatactatgtgtagtccaggtgtagtatataccagggggcacatcctccatatatactatgtgtaatatataccaggggatgtgcatcctccatatatactatgtgtagtccaggtgtagtatataccagggggtgtgcatcctccatatatactatgtgtagtatataccaggaggcacatcctccatatatactatgtgtagtcctggtgtagtatataccagggggcaccatgcatcctccatatatactgtgtgtagtatataccaggaggcacatcctccatatatactatgtgtagtcctggtgtagtatataccagggggtgtgcatcctccatatatactatgggccacatgtatcatccggcgaatggatgattttcggcggaaagtgacgatttgcgtctttttttaagcaaaaatggcggatttgcgaataaaatattcgcaaatcggcactttccgccgagtacgccagggggcggaaaaggggtggagagtgggcggaacggagggcgcggactcagagtccacgcaatttatcatccgttccgccaaaatgtatgccgaaaacctactccagtcctcagctggcgtaggttttcggcggtgtgcAACggcgcgcatgggatttatgtagaggcagtccgcctctacataaatctccgtagcgccggagctgcgggggcatttttacgtccggcgtaaaaaacgccggacttaataaatgcctccctatgtgtagtcctggtgtagtatataccagggggtgtgcatcctccatatatactatgtgtagTCCTGGTGTAGTGTATACCAGGGGGTGTGCATCCtgcatatatactgtgtgtagtatataccagggggctcatcctccatatatactgtgtgtagtataccagggggcacatcctccatatatactatgtgtagtcctggtgtagtatataccagggggcacatcctccatatatactatgtatagtatataccagggggcacCATGCATCCTCCTTATATACTATATGCatgtgcttgctgtcagtgaacagaAACGCTCTAACAATGGTGACTTCCCCATCTGATACTTTGGAGAGAGTAGATGCAActataacaaccccccccccccccaagctgtgaTGAGTCCATGAATCCTGCATCTAGATGTGACAGCAAGCGGAGGTCTGGAAAATGCACAGTGCTAAATGAAGAGGTTATGGCGGCTGCCTGACACAGCGTGGTAGAGCGGGTGTCCTGAGGGTCGGGCACTGTGCCACACTGGCATCCTGATCACCTTGATTGGTGGGGATCCCGGCAGTCAgactcataaagtgatggcaataACTGTTCTCCTCGGGTTATGTACTGATTTGGCCACGTGAGTAATCATGCTGTGCCCGGGCGAAGGGGTCACATGGCCTCCGACCGCCACCCAATCATTCATTTTGgactttcaacacgttgaaaaattATTGTCGTTAGTTCGCCGATCGTTCGCATATTTGTCCGTGTAACAAGTCGTTCGGCAATAAAGCACATTACATGGgccgtcctgaggaacgattagcgaccaaaTAACTGCCTAAAACGATAGTTCATAATAGTAATCGGTGACTGTAATAACCGCAGAATTGTTCTCTAAAAAAAATCGCTAGTTATCGATCGTTGTAGcaattatcgttcaaagattCGCTATATGTAATACGTCCTTTAGTTTAGccccagccttagggtcctacacggagcgatttttaacgactaacgatcgcaaacaagattgtttatcgttaaccagaaatcgttcaccaaattacacagaacgatggtcgttagttacgatcgatACTATGAtcttttactccttctgatcccagcaaaacaatggacaatgtgcaattacactgaacgattagtataatatgcggaactacagcgaacgattaacgataattttagattcagatctaaattaacgacatacgagcgatttttttttttcgatcgtttcctgcaattacaccaaacgattatcgtttaaattcgaacaatataacgatttttcacacgataatcgtcccgtgtaatagggcccttagggtgtgtCCACACTGTGGAAATTGCGCTGATAACTCGCCTCGGATTCCATCGCTTCTCCATCCTGTACTCACAAGTGTGACCTGAGCGTCTGCGCAATCACTAGCGCACCCCCCATATCAGTATCACTATCGGAAGTCTCCACCCATCTTCTTACAGGGATTTCCTGTTCCTTTACTTTGTTATGGCGTTCTGCTTTATTTTTAGACTTTGTTCATGTgttttgtcatttaaaaaaaaaaaaagtaagatcaATCACCCAACAGCACGGACTATTCTATTATATCGGGGCCTGTATGGTTCTGTTTTTGTGGCCATATGGAAAGAAGGATGTAACGCTGTCTATCATAGATGAGAATTTCTGCAGCGGAGATGTGAACagatgcttaggctgggttcacaccacgtttttgcaatcccttttccattgaattccattacaaaaaaaaaaggatcagaacagatcagtttttttcttAACGTACataaaaaacgtggtcgacctaatttttgtgtccgttagaaaaaaactgatccgttttgatcctttttttttaataatgattcaatggaaaaaacggatgcacacacatgaaaaacgtagtgtgatccACGCCTTATCATTCCAGTTTAGAGTAAGtcctctttttaaaggggtattccagcgaaaatctctttctttcagatcaaccggtttcagaaaattatacagattttgtaatttacttctatttaaaaaatctccagtctcccgctacttatcagctgctgtatgtcctgcaggaagtggtgtattctttccaggctgacacagtgctctctgctgccacctctgtccatgtcaggaactgtccagagcagtagcaaacccacATAGAAAACCCCACAACCCCTGTCACAAAGTGTCCCCCCCTCTACTGGCACCTCCAGCAATCAGTAGAGAAActtccctacagcgccaccacaggagaaacaaGGCATTACACACCATTTACTCCAGGGAtgcggaaccttcggccctccagctgtagctgtagcctttggctgtccaggcatgatgggaattgtagttttgcaacagctggagggctgaagatttCCCCATCCCTGGAGTAAATAGTGTGTAATGCCttgtttctcctgtggtggcgctgtagggaagATTCTCTACTGATTGCTGGAGGTGCCAGTAGAGGGGGGGACACTTTGTGACAGGGGTTGTctagcgataatcgtccggatcagctcaattcggccaattatcactcagtgaaatagagaaaacgatcagccgatcgtgtcatcggctgatcgtttatttaggcccaaacctaaaataatcGGTCACCCAcccttctcaaatcgttggtcgccgccgcgcatcgctattccacgcagcgatgcgcggcggcgaccaacgatttgagaagcagcatacattacctagcagggcttctcctgcgctccgtcttcctccccgggtcccgtggcgcagcatcagctccggagcggcctgactgagctttcagaccgctcagccaatcactggccaggaacgccgcggccagtgattggctgagcggtctgacggctcagtcaggccgctccggagttgatgctgcaagcgggacctggggaggaagacggagcaaaggagaagccctgctaggtaatttatgttgcaaggacatcggtaatgatgtccctgcagccctcgctaaacgatcatcaggccgtggaatagggccagtaaacgagcgcctatctagcagattggcgctcgcttacattcttgatcggccggtggaatagggcccttaggatctcctatacacagggcaggagaggttctcCCTGTAGCAGTGTATTATAGAGATGTCGGAGCCCTTTTTCTGCCCCTCCTCTTGTATGGAGTGTTGTGCAGAGGAAGAGCCGTGGCTTGTCCGGGATCGCTCAGCCTCCTTTGTGTCTCCACCAGAAATGTCCCCTCTGACCTTTGCATACAGTGAGCCCATTGTCTGCCCCTCTTCCCACTCCATTTGTTGCACACTGTGTATTGGCATCCCTTACGCACAGCATTCAGCTCTGGTGTCTTACCGTCTCGTTTTTGTACGGCAGCGAATCGCGGTAGGTTTTATAGTCAGTTGAAAGGTCGTAGGTCATTTACTTTGCGGTTTCTGGCCACCTTCTGTGTTAGAGAATTGCATGGAACGCCATACAGATTGCTTCAAAACACTTTGGGGGAAAAATGATGCCCTAACCtgtgccatgatgggagttgtagtattgcgaTCACTCTAGTTTACATGGGAAGATGTGAGGGGCGACTACCTAGAATGTTAATGCCGGCACATCATCCTAAGTAAACTGAAGTGTGAAGGTGAGTAtcatggaattaaaggggtactctggcaaaaatctttttttttttttttcttcaaatcaactggtttcagaaagttacttctgtttgaaaatctcaagtcttcctatacttatcagctgctgtatgtcctgcatgaagtggtgtactctttccagtctgacacagtgctctatgctgccacctctgtccatgtcaggaactgtccagagcaggagaggttttctatggggatttgctgctgctctggacagttcctgacatggacagaggtagcagcagagagcactgtgtcagagtgaaaagatttttttctggagtacccctttaactgattgAGCCTGGTAAAGGATCTGCAGATGAGCGCCAATCTCGGTGATCGGTGCTCAGCTAGTTACTCCATGTAAAAGAGTATAGGAGTCTGTCTTGGGAGATCACACCTTTTCCAGTTAGTTCTAGTTGTTTCACCACGAGATGTTACAAGTTGTTGGACAGGACCGTACAGATTTAGGCTGACCTTAACCTAAGATAGCAGTCTCTTCCGATCTCCCGATATACATGCATCATCAGGTAGTAGTGTTAAGAGGCCCCATATACATTAGGTGGTTGGCTGGTCCAGGATATTGTAGGAGAAatgcacttaaagcgactctgtaccggcAACTTGTTACCCCTGAACCATTGGTACAGCGTTATGAAGCTTCTCATGATGTGCCCAGTTTGGGGGTCGGCCTGTCTCCCGGTGTCGGTTTTTAGAAGAAAACTGACTTTTATCAATGAGGTGGgtagtcaaactggcgtggcctagagcatcagtgccctaggcctgtgacgcctATCTTCCAGCCTCCCTTCACTTTCATAACGCCCCTGGGCTGTATGGAGGCGGgaagagaggcgctgcaggcctagggcactgaggTTCTAGGCCATGGTAGTTCGACTGCCCGCCCCGCTGTAttgataagggccctattccaccagacgattatcgttcgcataatcgttaacgatctcaaactcccgctattgcaaaagacctgaaaacattcactcatttccatggaacgataatcgttacttatgatcgtatttgtgattgttttttcttcgctattgcgttcgtatctactgtgaaggACCGatcgacgtcttattcaatgtgaacgatttgcgaacattttgcaaacgagcaacaataaaaataggtccaggtcttataaagcgatcaacgatttcttgttcggttgttaatcgttaactgaatTTCTACCGAACGATTGTTTagattttaacgataatctgaaccataatcgtcctgtggaatttttcttctaaatacGGGAGATAGGCTTACCTCTGAACCGTAAATGTTGTGAGTAACTGTACAGCACGGTTCTGGTGGTTCAGGGGTGGAAAGGTGctggtacagagtcactgtaaAGACTGTTACCAcactgttttttgttgttgtttttttttttgtttgtttttttgtagtttgggatggccgtcattttgtcGCCAAAATGTGGCAGTGTTGTGCAAGTTGTGGCTGTGTTTAGCATAAAACGGCCTTCTTTCGGGCCAAAATATTGGTCCAAGAAGACGGACGTGAAATGGACAAAAAAGGATATGCTCATCTGGGACACTTGTGGCATATCCATAGGACTTGCCTCTGGGACCCGCACCTGTCTTTAGACCAAGGGCTTCGCTCCAGCCTGTTTGCGGAGGTGGTCGGGAAGCCGAAACCTGTGGCCATGCCATAAGAGTTCCAGATGGGTTTACCTCTTAAAAGCATAACTGCAGCATTTCAGAACCATGACGTTAGCGCTTCTCATGCTCGGGCCTGCACTATAGTCATTGTTCTAAATCTTTCTCGTTGatatttttatacttttacatTGTCATGGTATTTATGTGCTCTGTCTCTTTGTCTCTCTCTAGCCCAGCTGTATGGACTCTAAGCCTTCATCATGGGGCATATGCTATCCAGGGTGTTCGGGAACAAAGAAATGCGAATATTGATGTTGGGCCTAGACGCAGCTGGAAAGACGACCATCCTCTACAAGCTAAAGTTGGGCCAGTCTGTTACAACCATTCCCACCGTGGGTTTCAATGTGGAAACGGTAACCTATAAGAATGTTAAGTTCAACGTGTGGGACGTTGGCGGCCAGGACAAGATCCGTCCTCTCTGGCGGCACTATTACACAGGCACCCAGGGCCTCATCTTTGTGGTAGACTGTGCTGACCGAGATCGCATCGATGAGGCGAGGCAAGAACTCCACCGCATCATCAATGATCGTGAAATGAGGGATGCCATCATTCTGATTTTCGCCAATAAACAGGACCTGGTGGATGCAATGAAGCCTCACGAAATCCAGGAAAAGCTGGGACTAACCCGCATCAGGGACAGGAACTGGTACGTCCAGCCATCTTGTGCCAACACTGGAGAGGGACTGTACGAGGGCCTCATGTGGCTTACGTCAAACTACAAATCTTAAATTCCTCTTTTTATGgtggttatttttttaatatatatgattttttttttttttttcctttttattttatcggTTCAGTAGAGGAGCTTTTGAAGGCGTAATCCTCATCAACCAAATGTGGGTGACCCATTTTGTTATGTAATGGAAGTTTAAAGGGAGATTTTGAAGTTGCAGGGCTGCGAGGGACTTGCTTGATATGGGACAGCCCCCTGCGATATCTGCCTTAATAAGTAGTATGAAGCGACTAACATGGTTGAGCGTTCGCTCTTCCTTCAGACCTCAGCAACCAACGCTCTGTCTGTCTCCCTGATCTTGTTATCGGAAAGGGCTGGTTACCTCTTGCTCAGCAGCATAAATCACAGCAGCCCGATACTAAACCATTTCCAACAAACATGGCCAGACAGCAAAGTCTTTGCGGGGTAAATGTCCCAGTGTTACATTACCATGGGTGCCGCAGCCTCTTGTTACTTCCCATACCATATTGGTGCCTGTACTTAAAAGCGATTGATTGTGTCTCGGTCGACTCCTTAAGAGGTTGTTCCATGAAAACCGTCTCAGTCCGTGTGCCCTTTTTGAGGTCTATGGGCGTCATAGAGAGGGTTTCCCAAACCAGAACCTCCTCCTAGGACTTGGCCCGTCCATATGAATAGCTGGCATTTCCCTGCGCCGTTTCTTTTTCCGGTTCTTTCCATACAGTACGTATAGTACAGTTGACCAGACCATCATTCCTTTTTCTAGTCCAATACATTCCCGTTGTTCTTACTGTTACGTACTATTTAAAGGTCACTGTTCAGAATGACGTACGGTCAGCCTGTAGATAGTTTGGGTCTTTACATGTCCGTGAACTCACCTTCACCTGTTACAAAGAAGTTTGGACCATGACGTGTTACGTAGGTGAGGTTTCTGgtctgtttgatttttttttttttttttttcgacccCAGAATAGTGCCCAACTTTACACAGTCACCCCATCGATTTGTACACCATGCCTTTATCGTTAAACTTCTTAGCACTAACCCCCTCCTCTTGTTGACAGGCATGTTGACCGACATGGTTGCACTTGACTGTATGGACCTGTGTCCTTTAATGGTGTTACTAGAGTTTTTAGCCAAGTTGTTATAATGCAGTGTTCACTGTTGATCATGAGGCCAacttacaccttttttttttccccacttattTTGTCTGGCTCAGTCTTCCAGCCCCCCCGGGCACTCGTGTCCGACATTAGCCCTGCCCGCCCCCACCAACACACTGGTGATGGTTGAATATTTACTGACAGAAACCCAATGCTGAGCTATGCAGCCTCCCTCCTTATTTCTGCTCTCCTATCTGGTGCACTAATGCTGTTCTTGCTCCAAAATGTTTTACTTTTCAATAGGACTTGTTCCATGTTGTACTGCTTAACTTCAACTGAACAATAAAAGCTTAATAATGCATCCAAACCTGGGCTCTGTGTGTGGGGAATATGTCTTTCTCCTATAGGGACTTGGTCCCGTTCAGCTCTCCACAACAGTAGGCCTAAGGtcttattcccacgttctgtgaaaCACAGAACCACAGATAGGTGAGTCatgattcaaacactttccccgctcccggcatcatattgatacactACGGGGCTTCTCCATCTGTGGGTTCCCTGGTTCACGGaaggtgggaataagcccttacccTGGTCCCGTGAGTGTGGGGCTCTGTAGCTGTTGAGTGCTGTGtgttgtttttgtgtgttttatataCCGTTTAGAATCCCTGAATAATACACAATGTAAAATATTTCCTGAAGTtagtgtttttaaaggggtaggggggggggcacttttttgctgggacaggggaggaggtggccgagggaaaagacgtccactcacctccccgattccagcggcgggttctGCATCGTGGTgttccggtgcccggttcccggccgcttccgggtgtctgacgcgggctcgagacgtgacatctcaggtccgctcagccactcagtgaatgaggcgggatccgtttcaagtccactcagatcaCGCTCaggtggctgagcggacctaagacgtcacggggaggtgaatggacgtcttttccctcggccacctcctccccagtcccagcccccccgttggagtacccctttaaggaaaatgcTTGGATATAGATATACATCCATTATGGATATGCGAGTATATATTTACATAGAATGTGAtacaaaaaagaagagaaaaataaaGCAAATTAAAAACAATGGCAGGGCATGACAAATAGCTCCTGTGCGCACTTGGAAACCAAGGACAAATCAGACTAACCTGTGAGGAGAAactagactcctctgtcccaaACTTGTCTGTGCCCATGTGGCTTTCATCAGCCTACAGTATGAACAGTGGTTGTGATgcctaaaggggtactatggCCACAATGTTCTTGTTTTTTTGTACAGTGTTGGGggtgcatagaaaataataaatatacttACCTAACCATGTGCCAGTACCA
This genomic window contains:
- the LOC138765676 gene encoding ADP-ribosylation factor 6-like, which gives rise to MGHMLSRVFGNKEMRILMLGLDAAGKTTILYKLKLGQSVTTIPTVGFNVETVTYKNVKFNVWDVGGQDKIRPLWRHYYTGTQGLIFVVDCADRDRIDEARQELHRIINDREMRDAIILIFANKQDLVDAMKPHEIQEKLGLTRIRDRNWYVQPSCANTGEGLYEGLMWLTSNYKS